A region of the Candidatus Palauibacter soopunensis genome:
GACTCGACTGGAAGACACGAGCGTTCTGTGGAATACAGCCCCGCGGGAACGTCGGGAGGCGCTTATTCAGAGCAGCCGGCCGCGGGGGACGGTGGCCGTCAGTTGGCGCACCAGCACGGACGTGTCAATCGCGTAGTACCGGGTCATGGGGCTGGGCGCCGAGCGATTCCAGTACTTCAGCCGGGAGCGTGATTCGGCCTCCTTCTTCGATCTTGAGCAGCATCGTGCCCTCCGTTTGAATGGGTTGCCGAGCATGCTCCCATGGCGAGGGGCTGTGCCGCGCGCGTGCTTGACGACCCTCGCCCTCAACAAAGATCATCCACGGGCCCGAGACAACGCAAACTTCAACCCCCTCGAACGCCTCCCATGTTCACACCGGCCCGGAAAAAGCTGCTGTTGGCCGTGCTGGTGCTCTCCTTCGGAGTCCAGACGGGGCTGGTGTATTCGGACGTGCGCAGCGAGCCGCTGTCGGAGGCGGCGCGCGAGGGGCGTGCGCTCTGGCAGGCGCATGCCTGTCAAACCTGTCACCAGTTCTACGGTCAGGGGGGATTCCTCGGGCCGGATCTGACGAACGCCGCGAGCCGGGTTGATTCGACCCGGCTCGTTTCGTTGTTGACGGTGGGGAGCGGGCAGATGCCGCCGCTCGGGTTCAGCGACGGGGAGTCGGCGGCGATGGCGGCCTTCCTGCGGGAGATGGATCGGCCGGAGATCGGCCGCGGCGAGCTGCGGATGGGGACGCCGGGGGAGGGCGCCGGGGCGCAGGCGGCGTTCGAGCGCGCGGTCGAGGCGGCGCTCGGGGCCGGGACGCCCGGTGGCGCGGGATCGGCCGGCGGGCCGGATCAGGATCTGGCCGCAGTCGCCGCCGGGTTCGAGGCCTACCGCATCCGGCCGTGCAGCGCGTGCCACTTCCCGTTCCGCGACTCGCCCGTCGGGGCGCCCGACCTGTCGCTCGTCGCCGGGTCGCTCGCGCCCGACTCGCTCGACCGGGTGCTCGCGGAGGGCCGTCCCCTGCTGGGCATGCCGCCGCCCGTGCCGCCGCTCGACGACGCCGACCGGGCCGCGCTCACCGCGTTCCTCGAGTTCCTGGCGGCCAACCGCGAGCAACTGGAGGCAGCGACGGAGGCGCTCGCGGCGGGCCGACGCCTCGACTGGGGCGCGCTGCCGTGGTGGGAGTACCCGTGAAGCCCTTCGGGGCCGGCCACCCGGCGCACCAGTTCGCCGTGCTGACGTTCCTCCGCGGCGGGCTCATCGCGATCGCGATCACGCTCGTGGGCGGCATCCTCGCGGCGTTCTACTCGGTGCCGTCGCTCGCCCCGTGGTTCCAGCAGATCGGCCTCGACCTGCGCCAACTGCGGCCGATCCACACGGTCTTCGCCTCCGCGTGGGTCTTCCTCGGCGGCGTCGCCGTCGTGTACCGCTTCCTCCAGGACGAGGGTCCGCCCACGATGGGCGACCGCTGGCGCCTCCGCATCCAGGTCCTGACCTGGGCGGCCGCCGGCCTCGGGATCCTCCTCACGCTCGGCCTCGGGATCGGATCGGGCCGCGAATACGTCGGCTTCCACCCCTTCTTCTCCCTCCTCATCCTCGCGGGCTGGATCTGCTACGCGTGGAACTTCTTCCGCCTCGCCGGGAAGCGGTTCTGGGAGCGGCCCGTCTACGTGACGATGTGGGGCGTGGGGATGCTCTTCTTCATCGTCACCTTCGTGGAACAGCACATGTGGCTGATCCCGGGGATCTTCGGGGATCCGGTGCAGGACATGCGGATCCAGTGGAAGGCGACGGGCACCCTCGTCGGCAGCTTCAACCTCTTCGTCTACGGCTCGGTGATCTACCTGGGCGAGCGGATCTCGGGGGATCCCTCCTACGGGCGCTCGACGACCGCCTACATGCTGTTCGCGGTGGGGCTGCTCAACTCGTTCACGAACTTCGCGCACCACACCTATCATCTGCCGGGGCGGGAGTCGGTGAAGTGGATCGCCTTCGTCGTGAGCATGATGGAGATCATCGTGCTCGCGCGGGCCATGTTCGACCTGTGGCGGGCGCTGCGGACGCCGAGCGACACGGCGTTCTGCGCGGCCCGCGGCTCGTTCGCGGCGGCGAAGTGGTGGACGTGCGGGATCCTGTTCGGCGCGATCCTCATCTCGATTCCGCCGCTGAACGCGGTGATTCACGGGACGTACGTCGTCACGGGACACGCGATGGGGGCGATGATCGGCATCGACACGATGATCCTGCTGGGGGCGGCGATCTGGATCCTCAGCGAGCACTTCCAGGCCCGCGAGGGGGAGGACGCCTGGGACACGCTCCACACGCCGGCCATGCGCTGGAGTCTCATCGGGCTGAACGTCTCGGTGGCGGCGCTCGTGCTCTGGCTGCACGTCGTGGGGACGGCCGTCGGCGTGACGCGGGCGGTGCACGCGCCCGGCGAGACCTACGTGCCGCCGGACTGGGTGTCGGCCTGGAGCGGGATCGGGTTCGCGGTCTTCGGCACGCTGTCGCTGGTCTTCTTCGCGTGGCTCCTCTGGCAGCTCATGCCGACCGCCTTCCGGTACTGGCGGGTGTCGGAGGAACGGGCATGACGGCGTCGCGGGCGAGGAGTCAGCCGGGCGTGACGGGCGCGAGCGGGCCGCTATGGGCGCCGGATCCCGACTTCGCCGCGACGACGAACATGGCGCGCTTCACGCGCTACGCGAACGAGACGTGCGGGGCGGCGACCGACTCTCCGGAGGCGCTGTGGCGCTGGTCGATCCGCGAGCCCGAGGCGTTCTGGAACGCGGTGTGGGACTTCTGCGGCGTCATCGGCGAGCGGGGCGAGCGCGTGGTCGTCGACTTCGACCGCCTGCCGGGGGCGCGCTGGTATCCGGACGCGCGGCTGAACTACGCGGAGAACCTGCTGCGGCGCCGGGACGACGGCCCGGCCCTCCTCTTCCGGGCCGAGGACCGCGTCCGCCGCGACCTCTCCTGGGCTGAGCTGTACGACAAGACGTCGCGCCTCGCCCGGGCCCTGGACGCGCTCGGGATCGAGCCGGGCGACCGCGTGGCCGGCTACGTGCCCAACATGCCGGAGTCCATCGTCTACATGCTCGCCTCGGCGAGCCTCGGGGCCACGATCTCCACCGCCTCGCCCGATTTCGGCGTGCAGGGCGTGCTCGACCGCTTCGGGCAGATCGAACCGCGCGTCCTCCTCGCGGCCGACGGCTACTTCTGGCAAGGGAAGCGGTACTCGAGCCTCGACCGCCTGCCGGAGATCGTGCGGCGCCTCCCCTCCGTGGAGCGCGTCATCATCGTCCCCCACACCGAGCCGGATCCCGACGTCTCGGCGATCCCGGGCGGCGTCCTGTTCGACGACTTCATCGACCCGTGGAGCCCGCGGGAGATCGAGTTCCGGCGGCTCCCGTTCGACCATCCCCTCTACATCCTCTTCTCCTCCGGTACGACCGGCGTCCCGAAGTGCATCGTGCACGGGGCGGGCGGCATCCTCCTCACTCACCTGAAGGAGCACCGGCTGCACGCGGACATCCGGCCGGGCGACCGCGCCTTCTACTACACGACCTGCGGGTGGATGATGTGGAACTGGCTTTCGTCGACGCTCGCGAGCGAGGCGACGGCGGTCCTGTACGACGGCTCGCCCTTCCACCCCGGGCCGCACGTCCTGTTCGACTACGCGGACGAAGTGCGCATGACGCAGCTCGGCGTGTCCGCGAAGTTCATCGACGCGCTCGGGAAGGAGGGGCTCCGGCCGCGGGAGACGCACGATCTCTCCTCGGTGCGGACGATGCTCTCCACGGGTTCTCCCCTCGTCCCGGAGGGGTTCGACTACGTGTACCGGGACGTGAAGCCCGACGTCCACCTCGCCTCGATTTCGGGCGGGACGGACCTGTGCGCGGGGTTCGTGGTCGGGCACCCGCTCCTCCCTGTGTGGAGGGGCGAGATCCAGGCGCCGTCGCTGGGCATGGACGTGGATGTGTGGGATGAGGAGGGGCGGTCGATGCCGGCGGGGAAGGGGGAACTCGTCTGCAAGTCGCCCTTCCCGTCGGTGCCGACGGGGTTCTGGGGAGACGACGACGGGAGCCGCTTCCACGCGGCGTACTTCGACATGTATCCCAACGTCTGGCGGCACGGCGACTGGATGGAGTGGACGGAACACGGCGGCGCGGTGATCTACGGCCGCTCCGACGCGACGCTGAACGCGGGCGGCGTGCGGATCGGGACGGCGGAGATCTACCGGCTGGTGGACCGGATGCCGGAGGTGCTGGAATCCATCGTCATCGGGCAGCCGTGGGAGAACGACACGCGCGTCGTCCTCTTCGTGCGGCTCGCGGAGGGCCGGAGCCTGGACGAGGACCTGGAGTCGCGGATCCGGGGGGAGATCCGGGAGAACGCCTCGCCCCGCCACGTCCCGGCGCGGATACTGCAGGTGGCGGACATCCCGCGCACGAAGAGCGCCAAGATCTCGGAACTCGCCGTGCGCGCCGTCGTACTGGGAGAGTCCGTGAAGAACGTCGAGGCCCTCGCCAACCCCGAGGCCCTCGAAGACTACCGCAACCGCCCCGAACTCCGCGCTTAACGGCTGCGGCCACGGGCTGCCGAAGGGCTGCCTGAAGCTTCACCGCCGCACTCGTCCTCGAACACGACCGGCTTGTATCCGTAGCGAGAAGGCTCAGGCAACTCGACCCCGTACTCGGTCCCGAAGTACCTCTCGAAGACTTCCGAAGGTCTCGTCTCGTCGGCGGGGGTTCCACTCCTCGAAGCAGGTTGTCGACACGAAGAAGTTGGTCCTGGCTGATCATGCTTGCAAGCACTTGTGTTCTGCCCCGCTCCGCCGGCGAGTAGGGAATTACCGGCCGTGGCCGATCCGCCGCCGGGGGGGCGGTGCTACATTGCTCACATGACACTGTCGACTGCGGGTTTCTCGGCTTTTTCTGTTCGGGGGAGGGTCTCGGTTCCGCTACTGCTCGGACTCCTTGTCGTGCCGGGGTGCGGCGAGTCGGGGCTGGGGCCGGATGTGCCGGAGAACAACGTGGTTCTGGCGGGGAGCGGCGACTGGGGGGACGATCATTACGTCGCGAACTCGGCCTCGGTGGACGGACACGGGTTGACCGTCGAAGTCTCGTACGCGGGCGGTTTCCGGAGGCACATCTTCACGGTGGTGATCTCGGAATCGTTCATGGAGTCGGACCCGGTGCAGCTTGCCGCGGAACTCGTCCATGAGGCGAACGGCGATCCGTGCGAGCGCTGGGTGACCGACACTCGCGTCTTCGACCTCGACCTGGTCAGAACGCGCTACCAGCAGTTCTACGGACCCGGACCCGGCACGGTCGTGCTGCGAGTCGAGGGTCTACCCGGGGAGAGCCTCGTGTACGAGTTCGCCGGATAGCATGGCCGTCCGATGGCGGTGCGGATGAGACCGGAGCTTCCGGGGCCGCGCTCTGCGCGGGGCGTCGCGCTCGTGGCGGCCGGCGTGCTGGGCGGGTTTCTCGCGGCGGGAGGGTGTGTGGCGCAGGAGACAGCGGATTCGGCGGGGGGTGGGATCACGGCGATCGAGGGTCTCGCGCTGGGGCACTTCACGCTGGAGGAGCGGCCCACGGGCTGTACGGTCGTCCTCGCCGAGGGCGGCGCCGTGGCGGGCGTCGACGTGCGGGGCGGGGCGCCGGGGACGCGGGAGATCGCCCTCCTCGATCCGGTGAACAGCGTGCAGGAAGCCCACGCCATCGTGCTCTCGGGCGGGAGCGCGTTCGGGCTCGACGCGGCGTCGGGCGTGGTCCGCTATCTCGAGGAGCGCGGGATCGGGTATCGGGCGGGGGACCATGTCGTCCCGATCGTCGCGGCGGCGATCCTGTTCGATCTCGGCATCGGCGGCGGGTCCGTTCGGCCGGGGCCGGAATGCGGTTACGAGGCCGCCCGTGCGGCGAGCGCGGATCCCCCGGCCGAGGGCAGCGTCGGCGCGGGGGCCGGGGCGACGGTAGGGAAGCTCCGCGGCCGGGGCCGCGCGATGAAGGGCGGGATCGGCACCGCCTCGATCACCCTCGAGGACGGTCTCACGGTGGCCGCGGTCGTGGCGGTCAATGCGGTCGGAGACGTGATCGATCCGGCCACGGGCGAGGTCGTGGCCGGCGTCCGCACCGAGGACGGGACGGGTTTCGCGGACGCCCGCGCGCTGATCCGGGAGGGCGAGGCGCGGCCGCCGGGCGACGTGCCGGACGACGCTTCCGTCGAGAACACGACTATCGGCGTCGTGGCGACGAACGCGCGCCTCTCGAAAGCCGAGATCACGAAGGTCGCCCAGATGGCGCACGACGGGCTCGCCCGGGCCATCTACCCGGCGCACACTCCGAGCGACGGCGACACCCTGTTCGGCCTTGCCACCGGCACGCACACGGACGACGCAGGCGTGGCGCGGATCGGCGCGCTCGCCGCCGACATGGTCGCCGAAGCGATCCTGCGCGCCGTCCGCACCGCCACCGGCCTCACCGGCCTCCCCTCCGTGTCCGACCTGACGGACACCGGCAACTGATTGAACGCGGCCTGGTGAGCGCGTCGCCGGCGACCCCGTGACTACCGGCCTCTGGGTCCTTCTCGCGTATGCTGCGGGGCTCGTTGCGCTGGGGGCGTGGATCGGGCGCCGAGTCGCCGCGGCGGGGAGCTTCTTCGTGGCGGACCGCAAGCTCGGGCCGGTGCTGCTCTTCGCCACCGTGCTGGCCGCCAACCTCGGGGCGGGCACGACGGTGGGCGCGGCGGGGCTCGGCTACCGGGACGGGCTGAGCGCGTGGTGGTGGGTCGGCTCGGCCGGCATCGGGACGATCCTGCTCGCCCTCTGGGTCGGGCCGCGTATCTGGAAGGTGGCCGCGCGCCACGGGCTTCTCACGATGGGGGACTACCTGGACCTGCGGTACGGCCGCTCCGTGCGGCTGCTGATCGCCGTCCTGCTCTGGTTCGCCACCCTCACCATCGTGTCCGGGCAGCTCATCGCCATGGCCGAGATCGTCTCGGTCGTCGCCGGAACCCCCCGCTGGATCGGCGCGCTCCTGGGCGGGATCGTCGTCATCGTCTACTTCAGCGCCGGCGGCCTCGTGGCGTCGGCCTGGGTGAACCTGGTCCAGCTCGTCGTGCTGCTCGCCGGGTTCGCGGTCGCGATCCCGTGGGCGCTGTCCGACATCGGCGGCTGGGCCGCGATCGAGGCCACCGCCGCGCGCACGTCGCCGGACTACCTGAATCTGTGGCAGGGCGGGGGGTCCGGCTGGGTCTACATCGCCCTCCTGGCGCCCGCCTTCATCATCTCCCCGGGGCTCGTGCAGAAGGTCTACGGCGCGACGGGTCCCCGGGCGATCCGGATCGGACTCCTCGCCGCCGGCGTCGGGCTCGTGCTGTTCGCCTTCGCGCCGACGGTGCTCGGCATGATCGCCCGCGTCTACGACCCCGCGCTCGCGAGCCGCGAGCAGGCGCTGCCCATGCTCCTCGCCACCGCGCTGCCGCCCGCGCTGGGGCTCCTCGGCCTCGCCGCGGTGTTCTCCGCCGAGGTGAGTTCGGCCGACGCCGGGCTGTTCATGCTCTCGACCTCCCTCTCGAAGGACCTCTACAAGGGATTCCTGAGACCCGAGGCGACGAGCCGGCAGGTGCTGCGGGTGGCGCGGGGCGCCGCCATCGCCGGGGGGACGCTGGGCGTGCTGCTCGCACTCTGGCTCGAAAGCGTGATCGCCTCGCTCACGATCTTCTACTCGATCCTGAGCGTGAGCCTGTTCGTGCCCGTGGCCGCCGGCCTGCACTCGCGGCGCGCCGGCGTGCCCGAAGCGCTGGCCGCCATCGGCGCCGGCCTCGCCGCGCTGGGCGCCGTGCACATCTTCGCCCCCGCCGACGCGCCGGCCCTGCTCGACCGCACCCTCATCGGCCTCATCGTCTCCGCCGCCGCCTTCGCCCTCGTCGCCCTGGTCCGCGCGCGCCGAGGTGACGCCCGTCGCACGCTGGATATCGAGCGAGAGCAGGGCTAACCTCCCGGCCACTTGACGACGGAAGGGGCCGACCATGCCGGAAGGGGCCTTCAACAGAGCCGTACGCCCAGCCCTGATCTGCATCGCAGCGGCCGCCAGCGCCGTGGGTTGCGGGGGCGAGGGGCAGCGGACGCTCTCCATCGCCACGGGCAACACGAACGGCCTCTACTATCCGCTCGGGGGCGGCCTCGCCTCCATCTGGTCGCGGCACGTCGACGGCGTGAACATGAAGGCGGAGACGACCGCCGGTTCCGTGACGAACCTCATCCAGGTCGCCAAGGGGGAGAGCGAGGTCGGCTTCACGCAGGCGGACGCCCTCGCCGCGGCGCTGGCCGGTCGCGGGCGCTTCCCGGAGCCCATGCCGCTCGCCTCTCTCGGAAAGCTCTATCCCAACGTCGTGCACCTCGTGACGATCCGGAGCACGGGGATCGAATCCGTGCAGGACCTCCGCGGGCGCCGCGTGTCCGTCGGCCCGCCGGGCTCGGGGAACGCGGTCACCGCCTGGAACGTGCTCGAGGCGATGGGGATTGGGGAGTCCGACTTCACCGTCCGGCAGCTCAAC
Encoded here:
- a CDS encoding c-type cytochrome, with amino-acid sequence MFTPARKKLLLAVLVLSFGVQTGLVYSDVRSEPLSEAAREGRALWQAHACQTCHQFYGQGGFLGPDLTNAASRVDSTRLVSLLTVGSGQMPPLGFSDGESAAMAAFLREMDRPEIGRGELRMGTPGEGAGAQAAFERAVEAALGAGTPGGAGSAGGPDQDLAAVAAGFEAYRIRPCSACHFPFRDSPVGAPDLSLVAGSLAPDSLDRVLAEGRPLLGMPPPVPPLDDADRAALTAFLEFLAANREQLEAATEALAAGRRLDWGALPWWEYP
- a CDS encoding cbb3-type cytochrome c oxidase subunit I, which codes for MKPFGAGHPAHQFAVLTFLRGGLIAIAITLVGGILAAFYSVPSLAPWFQQIGLDLRQLRPIHTVFASAWVFLGGVAVVYRFLQDEGPPTMGDRWRLRIQVLTWAAAGLGILLTLGLGIGSGREYVGFHPFFSLLILAGWICYAWNFFRLAGKRFWERPVYVTMWGVGMLFFIVTFVEQHMWLIPGIFGDPVQDMRIQWKATGTLVGSFNLFVYGSVIYLGERISGDPSYGRSTTAYMLFAVGLLNSFTNFAHHTYHLPGRESVKWIAFVVSMMEIIVLARAMFDLWRALRTPSDTAFCAARGSFAAAKWWTCGILFGAILISIPPLNAVIHGTYVVTGHAMGAMIGIDTMILLGAAIWILSEHFQAREGEDAWDTLHTPAMRWSLIGLNVSVAALVLWLHVVGTAVGVTRAVHAPGETYVPPDWVSAWSGIGFAVFGTLSLVFFAWLLWQLMPTAFRYWRVSEERA
- a CDS encoding acetoacetate--CoA ligase, whose product is MTASRARSQPGVTGASGPLWAPDPDFAATTNMARFTRYANETCGAATDSPEALWRWSIREPEAFWNAVWDFCGVIGERGERVVVDFDRLPGARWYPDARLNYAENLLRRRDDGPALLFRAEDRVRRDLSWAELYDKTSRLARALDALGIEPGDRVAGYVPNMPESIVYMLASASLGATISTASPDFGVQGVLDRFGQIEPRVLLAADGYFWQGKRYSSLDRLPEIVRRLPSVERVIIVPHTEPDPDVSAIPGGVLFDDFIDPWSPREIEFRRLPFDHPLYILFSSGTTGVPKCIVHGAGGILLTHLKEHRLHADIRPGDRAFYYTTCGWMMWNWLSSTLASEATAVLYDGSPFHPGPHVLFDYADEVRMTQLGVSAKFIDALGKEGLRPRETHDLSSVRTMLSTGSPLVPEGFDYVYRDVKPDVHLASISGGTDLCAGFVVGHPLLPVWRGEIQAPSLGMDVDVWDEEGRSMPAGKGELVCKSPFPSVPTGFWGDDDGSRFHAAYFDMYPNVWRHGDWMEWTEHGGAVIYGRSDATLNAGGVRIGTAEIYRLVDRMPEVLESIVIGQPWENDTRVVLFVRLAEGRSLDEDLESRIRGEIRENASPRHVPARILQVADIPRTKSAKISELAVRAVVLGESVKNVEALANPEALEDYRNRPELRA
- a CDS encoding P1 family peptidase, which gives rise to MRPELPGPRSARGVALVAAGVLGGFLAAGGCVAQETADSAGGGITAIEGLALGHFTLEERPTGCTVVLAEGGAVAGVDVRGGAPGTREIALLDPVNSVQEAHAIVLSGGSAFGLDAASGVVRYLEERGIGYRAGDHVVPIVAAAILFDLGIGGGSVRPGPECGYEAARAASADPPAEGSVGAGAGATVGKLRGRGRAMKGGIGTASITLEDGLTVAAVVAVNAVGDVIDPATGEVVAGVRTEDGTGFADARALIREGEARPPGDVPDDASVENTTIGVVATNARLSKAEITKVAQMAHDGLARAIYPAHTPSDGDTLFGLATGTHTDDAGVARIGALAADMVAEAILRAVRTATGLTGLPSVSDLTDTGN
- a CDS encoding sodium:solute symporter family protein, giving the protein MTTGLWVLLAYAAGLVALGAWIGRRVAAAGSFFVADRKLGPVLLFATVLAANLGAGTTVGAAGLGYRDGLSAWWWVGSAGIGTILLALWVGPRIWKVAARHGLLTMGDYLDLRYGRSVRLLIAVLLWFATLTIVSGQLIAMAEIVSVVAGTPRWIGALLGGIVVIVYFSAGGLVASAWVNLVQLVVLLAGFAVAIPWALSDIGGWAAIEATAARTSPDYLNLWQGGGSGWVYIALLAPAFIISPGLVQKVYGATGPRAIRIGLLAAGVGLVLFAFAPTVLGMIARVYDPALASREQALPMLLATALPPALGLLGLAAVFSAEVSSADAGLFMLSTSLSKDLYKGFLRPEATSRQVLRVARGAAIAGGTLGVLLALWLESVIASLTIFYSILSVSLFVPVAAGLHSRRAGVPEALAAIGAGLAALGAVHIFAPADAPALLDRTLIGLIVSAAAFALVALVRARRGDARRTLDIEREQG
- a CDS encoding TAXI family TRAP transporter solute-binding subunit, translating into MPEGAFNRAVRPALICIAAAASAVGCGGEGQRTLSIATGNTNGLYYPLGGGLASIWSRHVDGVNMKAETTAGSVTNLIQVAKGESEVGFTQADALAAALAGRGRFPEPMPLASLGKLYPNVVHLVTIRSTGIESVQDLRGRRVSVGPPGSGNAVTAWNVLEAMGIGESDFTVRQLNYAQMSNGLKDGTLDAGFIAGGLGMPAVVEIGVSRDMVLVPFSEDEIATIIRSEPAYSGFRVPPGVYRGVDQPVLTPTLWNLIVVHRAMEAGLAYDLTRTMLERREDLENISGVASFITPPSARDVGDFPLHAGARRYFDEVLEPAER